One segment of Gemmatimonadaceae bacterium DNA contains the following:
- a CDS encoding HU family DNA-binding protein, whose translation MTKADLVEHVTAEIAKTAGPMISKKDCARVVDAFLEAIKDALKEQKNIEVRGFGTFKIRQRKTRMARNPRTGAPVEVSARPVPVFKPSKELRALVANLTDAEMHALPE comes from the coding sequence ATGACGAAGGCCGACCTTGTCGAGCACGTGACCGCCGAGATTGCCAAGACGGCCGGTCCGATGATCTCCAAGAAGGACTGTGCTCGGGTCGTCGACGCTTTCCTGGAAGCGATCAAGGACGCACTGAAGGAACAGAAGAACATCGAGGTCCGCGGGTTCGGCACTTTCAAGATCCGACAGCGAAAGACGCGCATGGCGCGGAATCCCCGAACTGGTGCTCCTGTAGAGGTTTCTGCGCGCCCGGTCCCGGTGTTCAAACCATCCAAGGAGCTCCGCGCTCTCGTCGCGAACCTGACCGACGCGGAGATGCACGCCCTCCCCGAGTAG
- a CDS encoding MoaD/ThiS family protein, giving the protein MAGEIQVKALLFASYADAFGSAEVPLLLVVGSTVGDAVAALRAKFPAAVPARPLVALNERYARYDEVLAQGDEVAVIPPVAGG; this is encoded by the coding sequence GTGGCGGGGGAGATACAGGTGAAGGCGCTCCTGTTCGCCTCCTACGCCGATGCCTTCGGCTCAGCCGAGGTGCCATTACTACTGGTAGTAGGTTCCACCGTCGGCGACGCGGTTGCAGCGCTCCGCGCCAAATTCCCTGCGGCAGTCCCCGCGCGCCCGCTCGTTGCGCTCAACGAGCGCTACGCCCGCTACGACGAAGTCCTCGCCCAGGGCGACGAGGTCGCCGTAATTCCGCCGGTCGCAGGCGGTTAG
- a CDS encoding phosphoglycerate kinase produces the protein MNKKTVKDLRDEEVRGKRALVRSDFNVPLEGARITDDSRITASLPTIRNLVDRGARVVLLSHLGRPKGKPDAKYSLLPVAMRLEELLGRPVQFVESTDTDEAIKATHSLKDGEVLLLENTRFLGGEEENEPRLSRALAELGDLYVNDAFGAAHRAHSSTAGVAEHLKPAVAGLLLEKELDYLGKALANPKRPFVAILGGAKISGKIDVIEQLLPKVDALLIGGAMACTFFRAMGLETGKSLVEEDRVDMAKDILDRAGTKLILPHDAIVAQAIDRPESAHAVTRAAIPAGEGMFDIGPKTAESYSRAIATAKTVIWNGPMGVAETPAFAGGTQAIAKAMAAATDKGAVTIVGGGDSAAAVAEAGLTARMSHVSTGGGASLEFLEGKVLPGVAALEDRAA, from the coding sequence ATGAACAAGAAGACGGTCAAAGACCTGCGCGACGAGGAGGTGCGCGGGAAGCGCGCGCTCGTGCGCAGTGATTTCAACGTGCCGCTCGAGGGCGCGCGGATCACCGACGACTCGCGCATCACGGCGTCGCTGCCGACGATCAGGAACCTGGTGGACAGGGGCGCGCGCGTCGTGCTGCTGTCGCACCTCGGCCGGCCGAAGGGCAAGCCCGACGCGAAGTACTCGCTGCTGCCGGTGGCCATGAGGCTCGAGGAACTGCTCGGCAGGCCCGTGCAATTCGTCGAGAGCACCGACACCGACGAAGCGATCAAGGCGACGCACTCCCTGAAGGACGGCGAAGTGCTGCTGCTCGAGAACACGCGCTTTCTCGGCGGCGAGGAGGAGAACGAGCCGCGGCTGTCGCGCGCGCTGGCCGAGCTGGGCGATCTCTATGTGAACGACGCGTTCGGCGCCGCTCACCGGGCGCACTCGTCCACCGCCGGCGTAGCGGAGCATCTCAAGCCCGCCGTCGCCGGCCTCCTCCTCGAGAAGGAGCTGGACTACCTCGGCAAGGCGCTTGCCAATCCCAAGCGCCCGTTTGTGGCGATACTCGGCGGCGCGAAGATCTCGGGCAAGATCGACGTGATCGAGCAGCTCCTTCCGAAGGTGGACGCGCTGCTGATCGGCGGGGCGATGGCGTGCACCTTCTTCCGCGCGATGGGGCTCGAGACGGGCAAGTCGCTGGTCGAGGAGGACCGCGTGGACATGGCGAAGGACATTCTCGACCGCGCGGGCACCAAGCTGATTCTGCCGCACGACGCGATCGTCGCGCAGGCGATCGACCGGCCGGAGAGCGCGCACGCCGTCACCCGCGCGGCCATTCCCGCGGGCGAGGGGATGTTCGACATCGGGCCGAAGACGGCAGAATCGTATTCGCGCGCCATCGCGACGGCAAAGACGGTGATCTGGAACGGGCCGATGGGCGTGGCGGAGACGCCCGCGTTCGCCGGCGGGACGCAGGCGATCGCGAAGGCGATGGCAGCCGCGACGGACAAGGGCGCGGTCACGATCGTGGGCGGGGGAGATTCGGCCGCGGCGGTGGCCGAGGCCGGGCTGACCGCGCGGATGAGCCACGTGTCCACCGGCGGCGGTGCGTCGCTGGAGTTCCTCGAAGGAAAAGTTCTGCCCGGAGTGGCCGCGCTCGAGGACCGCGCGGCATGA
- the mdh gene encoding malate dehydrogenase: MVNKITVVGAGNVGATAAQRLAEKELARTVVLVDVVEGIPQGKGLDQWQSAPIEGFDSRIVGTNGYEETAGSDIVVITAGIARKPGMSRDDLLNTNAGIVKQVSENVKRTSPDAIIIMVSNPLDVMSWVAKQVTGFPRERVLGMAGVLDTARYRAFLAEAMDVSTRDIQAMVLGGHGDTMVPLVSYTSVSGIPVRQLLAADKLKAIVERTRGGGAEIVGFLKTGSAYYAPSAAAVQMCEAIVLDQKRILPCAAWLEGEYGMSGLFLGVPCKLGRKGLEQIIEVELTPDEKSALEKSAEAVREPMGAIKL, from the coding sequence ATGGTCAACAAGATTACGGTCGTCGGTGCCGGCAACGTCGGTGCCACCGCGGCGCAGCGTCTCGCGGAAAAAGAGCTCGCGCGCACAGTCGTGCTTGTGGACGTCGTCGAAGGAATTCCGCAGGGAAAGGGCCTCGATCAATGGCAGTCGGCGCCGATCGAAGGCTTCGACTCGCGAATCGTCGGCACGAACGGCTACGAGGAGACAGCCGGCTCGGACATCGTCGTCATCACCGCCGGGATCGCGCGCAAGCCCGGGATGTCGCGCGACGATCTGCTCAACACCAACGCCGGGATCGTCAAGCAGGTCTCGGAGAACGTCAAGCGGACGTCGCCGGACGCGATCATCATCATGGTGTCGAATCCGCTCGACGTGATGTCGTGGGTCGCCAAGCAGGTCACCGGCTTCCCGCGGGAGCGCGTGCTCGGCATGGCCGGCGTGCTCGACACCGCGCGCTACCGCGCGTTCCTGGCCGAGGCGATGGACGTCTCCACGCGCGACATCCAGGCGATGGTGCTCGGCGGCCACGGCGACACGATGGTGCCGCTCGTCAGCTACACGAGCGTCAGCGGGATTCCCGTGCGGCAGCTGCTCGCCGCCGACAAGCTCAAGGCGATCGTCGAGCGCACGCGCGGCGGCGGCGCCGAGATCGTCGGCTTTCTCAAGACGGGGTCGGCGTATTACGCGCCCTCGGCCGCTGCGGTGCAGATGTGCGAGGCGATCGTCCTCGACCAGAAGCGGATTCTACCTTGCGCGGCGTGGCTCGAAGGTGAATATGGGATGTCGGGGCTGTTCCTCGGCGTGCCGTGCAAGCTGGGACGGAAAGGGCTCGAGCAGATCATCGAGGTCGAGCTCACCCCCGACGAGAAGTCGGCGCTGGAGAAGAGCGCGGAAGCCGTGCGTGAGCCGATGGGAGCGATCAAGCTCTAA
- the carA gene encoding glutamine-hydrolyzing carbamoyl-phosphate synthase small subunit, with amino-acid sequence MSAASSNPGFLLLEDGTLFHGRVHGHPPGAAAEVVFTTNMTGYQEVFTDPSYKGQIVVMTAPQIGNYGINTEDPESAAPQVSGVVVRELSRTYSNWRATGDLRGWLLDAQIPVLEEVDTRRLTRHLRSAGVMRGVVAEGAEPTAETLAILDACPSMEGQDLASVVSTKKVYKWGNPQAPHHIVAYDFGIKRNILRLFDENGCRVTVVPANTPPEAALELAPDGIFLANGPGDPAAVTYAPNTINRLASQGIPMFGICLGHQLIGLSFGASTVKMPYGHRGGNHPVRELSTGRVLITSQNHGFAVEGSEAGIPGAPELEVTHLNLNDGTIEGMRHRELPVFAVQYHPEAAPGPHDARPLFQEFLAAVTGAAKVL; translated from the coding sequence GTGTCGGCCGCATCGTCCAATCCGGGGTTCCTCCTCCTCGAGGACGGAACCCTTTTTCACGGCCGCGTTCACGGGCACCCGCCGGGCGCCGCCGCGGAGGTCGTTTTCACGACCAATATGACCGGGTACCAGGAGGTCTTCACCGACCCCTCGTACAAGGGACAGATCGTCGTGATGACCGCGCCCCAGATCGGGAACTACGGCATCAACACCGAGGACCCCGAGTCGGCCGCTCCGCAGGTGTCGGGCGTGGTCGTTCGCGAGCTGTCGCGCACGTACTCCAACTGGCGCGCGACGGGTGACCTGCGCGGCTGGCTGCTCGATGCGCAAATACCCGTACTGGAAGAAGTTGACACGCGTCGGCTGACGCGCCACTTGAGGTCCGCGGGTGTGATGCGCGGAGTTGTGGCGGAGGGAGCCGAGCCGACCGCGGAGACTCTCGCCATTCTGGATGCCTGCCCGTCCATGGAAGGCCAGGACCTGGCGTCGGTCGTGTCGACGAAAAAAGTCTATAAGTGGGGTAACCCTCAGGCGCCGCACCACATCGTTGCGTACGACTTCGGAATCAAGCGCAACATTCTGCGCCTGTTCGACGAGAACGGGTGCCGCGTCACCGTGGTTCCCGCGAACACGCCGCCGGAAGCGGCGCTGGAGCTGGCGCCGGACGGAATCTTTCTGGCCAACGGCCCGGGCGACCCAGCGGCCGTGACCTACGCGCCGAACACGATCAACCGCCTGGCCAGCCAGGGCATTCCGATGTTCGGCATCTGCCTGGGGCATCAGCTCATAGGGCTCTCCTTCGGCGCGTCGACCGTGAAGATGCCGTACGGGCACAGGGGTGGAAATCACCCCGTACGGGAGCTTTCCACGGGGAGGGTGCTGATCACGTCCCAGAACCACGGCTTCGCCGTCGAGGGGAGCGAGGCCGGGATTCCCGGCGCTCCGGAGCTCGAGGTGACCCATCTGAACCTCAATGACGGGACGATCGAAGGCATGCGCCACCGCGAGCTGCCCGTCTTCGCGGTACAGTATCACCCCGAGGCCGCACCCGGTCCGCACGACGCCAGGCCGCTTTTTCAGGAGTTTCTGGCCGCCGTCACTGGAGCCGCCAAAGTCCTTTAA
- the secG gene encoding preprotein translocase subunit SecG, translated as MYTFLLVILIIDALLLVGVVLMQAGKGGGMAASFGGASSSSDSIIGTRQAGNVLTKASWWLGGVFLALAFILQLMSSRPRTPESVLDRPLSAPVQSAPAPTGPAPAVPLEPAPTTPPAGTPQGTPTQPPGGTP; from the coding sequence ATGTACACATTTCTGCTCGTCATTCTGATAATCGACGCGCTGCTCCTCGTCGGAGTGGTGCTGATGCAGGCTGGAAAGGGCGGCGGCATGGCCGCCAGCTTCGGAGGCGCGAGCTCATCCTCCGACTCCATCATCGGAACCCGCCAGGCCGGCAACGTCCTGACCAAGGCGAGTTGGTGGCTGGGCGGGGTTTTCCTCGCGCTCGCGTTCATCCTGCAGCTGATGTCGTCGCGCCCGCGCACGCCCGAATCGGTGCTCGACCGTCCGCTGTCCGCGCCGGTCCAGTCCGCGCCGGCACCCACGGGTCCCGCGCCCGCGGTGCCGCTCGAGCCGGCTCCGACGACGCCGCCCGCCGGCACGCCGCAGGGAACCCCGACACAGCCGCCGGGGGGCACGCCCTAG
- the moaA gene encoding GTP 3',8-cyclase MoaA has product MKDAFGRSIEYLRISVTDRCNFRCLYCMPEEGLEWLPRSEILSYEEIGEVVRQLAPLGLRRLRLTGGEPTIRPELYKLVAMLRAIPGIEDIALSTNGSRFPELAPRLSAAGLDRVNISADSLRPGRVRDIARRTVTTAPVDALRAATRAGLSPVKVNVVVMRGINDDELVDFARLTLEHEWHVRFIELMPVGDMRGATWEHVVPSDEILDRLSALGAMTPCNGPARGNGPAVYHRYAGAPGTVGVITPMTHTYCASCNRVRLTADGRLRTCLFGDAEVNLRDSLRAGEPLEPLFVRALAEKPEEHALLQMKIGGLRALSQVGG; this is encoded by the coding sequence GTGAAGGACGCCTTCGGCCGGAGCATCGAGTACCTCAGAATCTCCGTTACCGACAGGTGCAACTTCCGCTGCCTTTACTGCATGCCGGAAGAAGGTCTGGAGTGGCTGCCGCGGAGCGAGATCCTGTCTTACGAGGAGATCGGCGAGGTAGTCCGCCAGCTCGCGCCGCTCGGCTTGCGCCGGCTGCGGCTGACCGGAGGTGAGCCGACTATCCGCCCGGAGCTGTACAAGCTCGTGGCCATGCTGCGCGCCATCCCGGGAATCGAGGACATCGCGCTGTCGACGAACGGGTCCCGCTTTCCCGAGCTGGCGCCGCGTCTCAGTGCGGCGGGGCTCGACCGGGTCAACATCAGCGCGGACAGCCTTCGTCCGGGACGCGTGCGCGACATCGCGCGCCGGACGGTTACGACCGCGCCGGTGGACGCGCTGCGAGCCGCCACGCGCGCGGGGCTCTCGCCGGTCAAGGTGAACGTGGTGGTGATGCGCGGCATCAACGACGACGAGCTGGTGGACTTCGCGCGGCTCACGCTCGAGCACGAGTGGCACGTGCGATTCATCGAGCTGATGCCGGTGGGCGACATGCGCGGCGCGACCTGGGAGCACGTGGTTCCCAGCGACGAGATACTGGATCGCCTGTCCGCGTTGGGCGCAATGACTCCGTGCAACGGTCCGGCCCGCGGCAACGGACCGGCCGTGTATCACCGGTACGCCGGCGCGCCGGGCACGGTGGGCGTGATCACGCCGATGACGCACACCTACTGCGCGTCGTGCAACCGTGTCCGCCTCACCGCGGACGGCCGGCTGCGCACGTGCCTGTTCGGCGACGCCGAGGTGAACCTTCGCGACTCGCTGCGCGCGGGCGAGCCGCTCGAGCCGCTGTTCGTTCGAGCGCTGGCGGAAAAACCGGAGGAGCATGCCCTTCTCCAGATGAAGATCGGCGGATTGCGCGCGCTCTCCCAGGTCGGCGGGTAG
- the ppsA gene encoding phosphoenolpyruvate synthase: MTAALAQQTSEAASGPRFAGVVVPFANVRRADVATVGGKGANLGEMIAAGLPVPPGFVLTIEAYRQFCDANELAPRIESELKRIDPDDPVALDRNATALRRIILDAPVPEDLRFAVEQAYAALSKDRPDGGRVAVRSSATAEDTAQFSFAGMFESFLNVSGNTALLDAVKACWASTFGARVLFYRLKQGMPAEMPVAVIVQLMVDSEKSGVIFTSDPASRDPSRMVIEAAWGLGESVVQGAVTPDRHVLDKQSLSVITTNIAKKEFLLTWRQDKEATVRVELGSDPREQAPVLTPSELETLGTLARRAEEHYGVPQDLEFAIEGDEIYLTQSRPITTLHPAATSAAGGEPTVKALVQGLGASPGRATGAVRVLNATDEQSSMQTGEILVTRMTSPDWVPIMRRAAAIVTDSGGMTSHAAIVARELGLPCIVGAHDATRVLATGTLVTVDGSAGTVVAGDAGAGQPAATAPEGARDGRGPSATPITATRLYVNLGEPARVAEVAARDVDGVGLLRAEFMLLEALEHMHPRAFLAQRSGDEFVRRMAESLRVFARAFAPRPVVYRTMDFRSNEFRNLTGGDAFEPTEANPMIGYRGCFRYTREPDLFALELRAIAEVRREHGNLHLMIPFVRTARELETCLQLVDASPLAGDARLERWIMAEVPSVVYWLPTYASLGISGVSIGSNDLTQLVLGVDRDSELLGVSYDERDPAVLDMIRSIITECRRLGLTCSICGQAPSVHPEYAERLVEWGIDSISVSPDAIERTRRNIAVAEQKLVLAQARRAGATE; encoded by the coding sequence ATGACTGCAGCGCTCGCCCAGCAAACTTCCGAGGCGGCTTCGGGACCGCGCTTTGCGGGCGTGGTGGTACCGTTCGCGAACGTCCGCCGCGCGGACGTAGCGACCGTCGGTGGCAAGGGCGCGAACCTCGGCGAGATGATCGCCGCCGGCTTGCCGGTTCCCCCCGGCTTCGTTCTCACGATCGAAGCGTACCGCCAGTTCTGCGACGCCAACGAGCTCGCGCCGCGGATCGAATCCGAGCTGAAGCGCATCGACCCGGATGATCCCGTCGCGCTCGATAGAAACGCGACGGCGCTGCGCCGGATAATCCTCGACGCGCCCGTGCCTGAGGATCTGCGCTTTGCGGTCGAACAGGCGTATGCGGCCCTGTCCAAGGATCGACCGGACGGCGGCCGGGTTGCGGTCCGCTCCTCGGCGACGGCGGAGGATACGGCTCAATTCTCGTTCGCCGGAATGTTCGAGAGCTTCCTGAACGTGTCCGGCAATACCGCGCTCCTCGACGCGGTGAAGGCATGCTGGGCGTCCACATTCGGTGCGCGGGTGCTCTTCTATCGCCTGAAGCAGGGGATGCCCGCCGAGATGCCGGTCGCGGTCATCGTGCAGCTGATGGTCGATTCGGAGAAATCGGGCGTCATCTTCACTTCCGATCCTGCCTCACGGGATCCTTCTCGCATGGTGATCGAGGCGGCCTGGGGGCTGGGCGAGTCGGTGGTACAGGGAGCCGTGACGCCCGACCGCCACGTACTCGACAAGCAGTCGCTCTCCGTCATCACCACCAACATCGCGAAAAAAGAATTCCTGCTCACCTGGCGACAGGACAAGGAGGCGACTGTCCGCGTCGAGCTTGGCAGTGACCCGCGCGAGCAAGCGCCGGTGCTCACGCCGAGCGAGCTCGAGACGCTCGGCACGCTCGCGCGCCGGGCGGAAGAGCATTACGGGGTGCCGCAGGACCTCGAGTTCGCGATCGAGGGGGACGAGATCTATCTGACGCAGAGCCGGCCCATCACAACGCTGCATCCGGCGGCGACCAGTGCGGCCGGTGGCGAGCCGACGGTGAAGGCGCTGGTGCAGGGACTGGGCGCCAGCCCAGGTCGTGCCACGGGCGCGGTGCGCGTGCTGAATGCGACCGACGAGCAATCGTCAATGCAAACTGGAGAGATCCTGGTAACGCGCATGACGTCCCCCGATTGGGTGCCGATCATGCGGCGGGCGGCGGCTATCGTGACCGACTCGGGCGGCATGACGTCGCATGCGGCTATCGTGGCCCGCGAGCTTGGCCTGCCGTGCATCGTCGGCGCGCACGACGCGACGCGAGTGCTCGCCACGGGCACTCTCGTGACCGTCGACGGAAGCGCCGGGACGGTCGTGGCCGGAGACGCCGGCGCCGGACAGCCGGCGGCAACGGCGCCCGAAGGGGCTCGAGACGGTCGCGGCCCGAGCGCCACGCCGATCACCGCTACCCGGCTGTACGTCAACCTCGGGGAGCCCGCGCGCGTCGCCGAGGTCGCCGCGCGCGACGTCGATGGCGTGGGTTTGCTGCGCGCGGAGTTCATGCTCCTAGAGGCGCTCGAGCACATGCACCCCCGTGCGTTCTTGGCGCAGCGCAGCGGCGATGAGTTCGTGCGGCGGATGGCCGAGAGCCTTCGGGTGTTCGCGCGGGCGTTTGCGCCGCGTCCGGTTGTTTATCGCACGATGGATTTTCGCTCGAACGAATTTCGCAACCTGACCGGCGGTGATGCGTTCGAGCCGACGGAAGCCAACCCGATGATCGGCTACCGGGGCTGTTTTCGCTATACGCGTGAGCCCGATCTCTTCGCGCTCGAGCTGCGCGCGATAGCCGAAGTCCGCCGCGAGCACGGGAATCTCCATCTCATGATCCCGTTCGTGCGCACGGCGCGCGAGCTCGAGACGTGTCTCCAGCTCGTGGATGCGAGTCCGCTCGCGGGCGATGCCCGTCTCGAGCGGTGGATCATGGCGGAAGTGCCATCGGTCGTCTACTGGCTGCCGACGTATGCGTCGCTCGGTATCTCGGGCGTGTCGATCGGCTCCAACGACCTCACGCAACTCGTGCTCGGAGTGGATCGGGACAGCGAGCTGTTGGGCGTGTCGTACGACGAGCGCGATCCCGCCGTACTCGACATGATCCGGTCGATCATCACCGAATGCCGCCGGCTCGGACTCACATGCTCGATATGCGGCCAGGCCCCGTCGGTGCATCCCGAGTACGCCGAACGGCTCGTCGAGTGGGGAATCGATTCGATCTCGGTCAGTCCCGACGCGATAGAGCGGACCCGTCGCAACATCGCCGTTGCGGAGCAGAAGCTCGTCCTGGCGCAGGCGCGCCGGGCGGGCGCTACCGAATGA
- the tpiA gene encoding triose-phosphate isomerase, whose protein sequence is MNHPIFAANWKMNHGPSEARSFIKRFLTQYTRHYDRTVIFFPPSASIEAVDQLVEGRADILVGAQNIHWESQGAFTGEISGQIARDAGATLVLVGHSERRHVFGETDEDTARKCAAAERAGLRPMLCVGEKLEEREAGKTEKVVLRQLRAGFSKLAQIDAFNPIVAYEPVWAIGTGRNATSDDASSIHGVIRAELKKIVGDRARAIPVLYGGSVNAGNAPALLSAPDVDGVLVGGASLDTGSWTSIVRTRLTAEIPPGELASD, encoded by the coding sequence ATGAATCATCCGATCTTCGCCGCGAACTGGAAGATGAACCACGGGCCCAGCGAGGCGCGGTCGTTCATCAAGAGGTTTCTCACGCAATACACGCGGCACTACGACCGCACCGTGATCTTCTTCCCGCCGTCCGCCTCCATCGAGGCGGTCGATCAGCTGGTGGAGGGCCGCGCCGACATCCTCGTCGGCGCGCAGAACATCCACTGGGAGAGCCAGGGCGCGTTCACCGGCGAGATATCGGGGCAGATCGCGCGCGATGCCGGTGCCACGCTCGTGCTCGTCGGCCACTCGGAGCGGCGGCACGTCTTCGGGGAGACGGACGAAGACACCGCGCGCAAATGCGCCGCCGCGGAGCGCGCCGGACTGCGTCCGATGCTGTGCGTCGGCGAGAAGCTCGAGGAGCGTGAAGCGGGGAAGACCGAGAAGGTCGTTCTCCGGCAGTTGAGGGCCGGGTTCTCCAAGCTGGCGCAGATCGACGCGTTCAATCCGATCGTCGCGTACGAGCCGGTCTGGGCGATCGGGACCGGCCGCAACGCGACATCCGACGATGCCAGCTCGATTCACGGCGTGATCCGCGCCGAGCTGAAGAAGATTGTCGGCGACCGGGCCCGCGCGATCCCCGTGCTGTATGGCGGAAGCGTGAATGCGGGCAACGCGCCCGCGCTGCTGTCCGCGCCTGACGTTGACGGAGTGCTAGTCGGCGGCGCGAGTCTGGATACCGGCAGCTGGACGTCGATAGTCCGCACGCGCCTGACCGCCGAGATCCCTCCGGGGGAGCTGGCCTCGGACTAA
- a CDS encoding molybdenum cofactor biosynthesis protein MoaE, translating into MKRPIDPAALIAEVVDHSCGAVSIFLGTVRNVDEGKAVTGMEYTAYESMAVRELEAILLRAREQFAVEHIVVEHRLGRLELGDVSVAIVAAHPHRREAMDATRYTIEEIKKTVPIWKLEHYADGTREWVDPTRGAALVQPPAHVAEEVG; encoded by the coding sequence GTGAAACGTCCGATCGATCCCGCTGCGCTGATCGCGGAGGTGGTCGACCATTCCTGCGGCGCGGTGTCGATCTTCCTCGGCACCGTTCGCAACGTGGACGAAGGGAAGGCCGTGACGGGAATGGAGTACACGGCGTATGAGTCGATGGCGGTGCGGGAGCTCGAGGCGATCCTCCTGCGAGCGCGCGAGCAGTTCGCCGTCGAGCATATTGTGGTGGAGCACCGACTCGGCCGGCTGGAGCTCGGCGACGTGAGCGTCGCCATCGTCGCGGCGCACCCGCACAGACGAGAGGCCATGGACGCGACCCGCTACACGATCGAGGAGATAAAGAAGACCGTGCCGATCTGGAAGCTCGAGCACTACGCCGACGGTACCCGCGAATGGGTCGATCCCACGCGGGGCGCGGCTCTGGTGCAGCCGCCCGCGCACGTCGCGGAGGAGGTCGGGTGA
- the gap gene encoding type I glyceraldehyde-3-phosphate dehydrogenase, protein MTIRVGINGFGRIGRQVLRAAKETGVSDLDFVAVNDLTDTRTLAHLFKYDSVHGMFDGTVESKAGAVVIDGDEVKVLSEKDPAALPWKDLGVDIVLESTGRFTDVKDARKHIAGGAKKVIISAPAKGEDLTVVLGVNADKYDPAKHSIISNASCTTNCLVPMVKVIRDKFGFKHGSMVTIHSYTNDQSILDLPHKDLRRARAAAVSMIPTTTGAAKATSLVIPELKGKIDGTAIRVPTPDVSLTALTVEVERATTRDEVNAAFRTASESGPLEGILAYTEEELVSVDYIGNPHSCILDAKSTNVIDGTMVAVSGWYDNEWGYASRCVDLLRFVGARL, encoded by the coding sequence ATGACAATTCGCGTAGGCATCAACGGCTTCGGCCGCATTGGACGGCAGGTGCTCCGCGCCGCGAAGGAGACCGGCGTGTCCGATCTCGATTTCGTGGCCGTGAACGACCTCACCGACACGCGCACCCTCGCCCACCTGTTCAAGTACGACTCCGTGCACGGCATGTTCGACGGCACGGTGGAGTCGAAGGCAGGCGCCGTCGTCATCGACGGCGACGAGGTGAAAGTGCTCTCCGAGAAGGACCCAGCGGCGCTCCCGTGGAAGGACCTCGGCGTGGACATCGTGCTCGAGTCCACGGGCCGCTTCACCGACGTCAAAGACGCCCGCAAGCACATCGCCGGCGGCGCGAAGAAGGTCATCATCTCGGCGCCGGCCAAGGGCGAGGATCTGACCGTGGTGCTCGGCGTCAACGCCGACAAGTACGATCCGGCGAAGCACTCGATCATCTCCAACGCGTCGTGCACGACCAACTGCCTGGTGCCGATGGTCAAGGTGATCCGCGACAAGTTCGGCTTCAAGCATGGCTCGATGGTCACGATCCACAGCTACACCAACGACCAGTCGATCCTCGACCTGCCGCACAAGGACCTGCGGCGCGCGCGGGCGGCCGCCGTTTCTATGATTCCCACCACGACGGGCGCGGCCAAGGCCACCTCGCTGGTCATCCCGGAGCTCAAGGGGAAGATCGACGGCACGGCGATCCGCGTGCCGACTCCCGACGTGTCGCTCACGGCGCTGACGGTGGAGGTCGAGCGGGCAACTACGCGGGACGAAGTGAACGCCGCGTTTCGCACAGCTTCCGAGAGCGGACCGCTCGAGGGGATTCTGGCGTACACCGAGGAAGAGCTCGTGTCGGTGGACTACATAGGCAACCCGCACTCGTGCATCCTCGACGCGAAGAGCACCAACGTGATCGACGGGACGATGGTGGCCGTGTCCGGCTGGTACGACAACGAGTGGGGTTACGCTTCGCGCTGCGTGGACCTGCTGCGGTTCGTCGGCGCGCGGCTGTAA